The segment aaaaaaactttgGGTTTTATTTAACTTATCATGTACAGTTGTAGTACGCAGTCTGTTAACATGAGTGGTTCCCAAGAAATGCCATCTGCAAGTAGACATATAGGAGATGATGGGAAAATGGCTTTCTTTATTGTGGACAAGCTCCATTTTCCTCCTTTCCTTATCTTTAAAAACGACGGTCAGACTTTTTGTAGATGTGCCATTTTTCTGTTCACACAGTTCACACTAAATATTCTCAACCTAATTCCAAGAGGATGAGGTTTTTCTCATCATCTCTTGCACAAGCATATACACAATAttaggataaaaaatttaaaattttaatttagtattttatactTTGGGCATAGGTCATAATATTAGGGTTGgttgtttgattgttttattcCGTTCACGTAGATTAAATTTTACCTATTAAACTGAACGAGTCTGAGGTCTTTGTTCCTCCCGTCAAATGATGTCAAGCCTTGGAAATTGACTGTCTTCCATTGATTATGGGAGAGTGTAAGATAAGAAGACCTTGAAAAGTCCTGGATTCGTTCGTCCAGACAGAAAGTCACAAGTATCCGTTAAATTATTTGACTCAATAATCAAGCATTATAAATTTGTCAAAGAATAAATCAAATGTATTGTTATCTGGGTCCTCAAAATATATGGATGAAGTGAGATATACAGAGAGAAAGAGTCGTTGTTTGGCTGAGATTTATTGTAGAGGAAGACGACAAATAGATGGGAATTAATGGATTTTGGTTGCAGGATAGGAAAAGCCATTAGAATGGTCCCTTTGAGCAAGTGAAGAGACAATATGCATTGTCCATTGCAATGTATTTATTCACTGTTGCATGTCATGTATTAGCTTTTCACGTAAAAGTGCACTCTCTTCATCAACATTGCTAGAGAAGGCGGGCAGGCAGGGACCATCACGTTTAAAAGATGCCCTTGTTTCCTGAAATTGGAGTTTTTTAAGTCTTAGCTGAGAATTTCTACCGTACTGAAACAGAATTGGTAATGGCTAGTTTTACTTGTAGGCCAAAAAAACCTTGTTTTGCCTATAAGGGGGAGCTTGAATGACAAAATGTAAAATCTCTAAATGGTTTCAAaaagatttgagtttgaaaCTTACATGCTTCATATGAAAATTAGAATGTTGAATTATCCGACAGTCATTATATATAGGGTTATATTTAATGTGGTTAGTTCAACTTCGAAAGGACTCTCCGATTCAagtaaattatttgtaataaaaaaaagttatgtattTTAAGTCTCcttatttgagttttgagttttttaattatgaagCCCTTCAAAAGAAAACAACTAAAAGAATTAATGATTTTCTATTTGATTTCAAACAACTGGATAAAAAAATTCCTAGAACCTTAACCATTTCACAACCCCAATTATACAGTCTGactccaaacttttcttttctttttccctcctCTTAGCAGCCAAACAAACagtatataattttcttatgcGGCTAAAAGAGTGAGAGCTGAAGAGACTTAATCATCATTCATCAATCACTTTGGTTCCTTTCCTTTCCCCATCTGTCATAAGATATGGAATTGAGAATcttacaatataaaaataatgggCAATCCTGCACTTGGAGGTGGAGATGAGGCAGATGCCATCGTTTTTGTAAAAaccatatattaaatataatatcatatttcatATCTAATCTATTACATAATACTGAATAgatcattataattatataattcttCTCTTATTAAAGAGCTAACTACTTTACACACGCTCACATAAAATGTAAGAGACGAACAAATTAGCAGAGACTTTCACAAATTTAGCAGTCATCCTTAGATAACAAAAGAAATCTTTtgttgataatataataataaaaaagggcAGTTTCAGATGGTCTGATGAGGCACCATGACTATGctaatagtttaaataatacCATATGTTGTTGATCATCAGCTTTGAATCTTCAAAGGGATTACCACTGGATTGTATGCAGGTGGTCTACTAAAGAGAGTTTTAGGTGATGATTTCTGTTCTTCCAAAGGCACTGGTGTGGCAAGTGTGAGCTCTAAATCGGCTGATTCCGCATCTGGGCTTGATGGTTTCGATGCATTAATGGAAGATTTAGGCTGCTGTAGCCAAATGGGCACCACCTGATGACGGCCCTGTGAAGATGGTTGATTTTGATGAAGATTATCGGTTGCCTCATTACTTAAAGTAAAATCCTGCTTAAAGAGGTAacagaaatatataaatttgaatcagttAATGATTCAGAATTCAGACGATCTGATGaacaatcatataatatgacTACCTACCAAGTCAAAGAGACTTGAGCGTCGCTTCTTCTTGTTGAGAGTCGCCTGCCGAAGGAAATACTTTTGAGCATGACTTGCCACTTGGGTTGGAGTTCTTGTAGTCACAAAGTTCTTAGAAATGCCCCTCCAATCTCCCTTTCCCAGCTTTTCAAGCCCCACCAAAAAAGTTCGATGCTCCTCTTCCGTCCATGGAACTCCTATATTTATTAACAACTTTGTCATCTAAACTGAAAGGAGTGTGTGTTGTGAAGTATCCAATCATGCTAGACCAATCATCCATATTGAAACAGGCTATGGAGTGGATGCTTGCAGAAGACATGTAGGACAACAACATGCCGGACATACAACACAATAACAAAGATCCAGAAAGAGGAATAGATCCAGAGAATTATCAATCAAGAAGATCAACCCGAGTTAGGAAACAACCAGCCTGGCTCAAGGATTTCATCACATCTTCCAAAGGATTCAACAAAGCATGAGGAGAGTAATAATAGGCAAATAGATCAACTGAGGCATTTTATTTACATTTGATAAAAAAGCAAATAAGAAATATGCTTATATATGGGGTGTAATCAGTTACAAAAATAAGTGTGAAATAAAACATATTGAATCTGTTTTCAGTTTTCTTCTTagcaattttcttttctttgctggAGTTTGTACCTACTCGAAGAGGTACAAATCTGTTACGTTCAGGTTGCCGGAAGTTCCTGATTTCGGAGCAGCCTGATCTTAacagtgtgtatatatatttgatctTAACTAGTCAAATGAATCAGACAAGGATATTTTCTAAGAAAATTGAAGAGTTTAATGGAAGTCATTGATCGTTTGTGTGTGTGATGAAAAAAAACCCACCTTTCTTTCTCTCCTGTGGACAACCACCCATGGGGCCATCAGAAAGATAGCCCAAGGCAGTTTTATCTTCATCAATGGAAACCAGGGAAGAagacaaggaagaagaagaggacgAGGGGTGAAGTGAGGCTGAAGCTGAAGGCAAACAGTCCACGCTGAAGCTCTTCTCCATGGCAAGAGGAGAAGATGAAGATATATCAAGTTGAACACCGAAAAGCCGAAGTCCAGAAGGTGGAGTAGTTCCTCTGTAAGAAGTGCAGGTCCTTGAATTATGGCCAGTGTTCCCACAATGTGAGCACTTTCTGCCCATTTTCACCCAGAGAAAGCTCAACTTTTGTACTAACAACCAACACCAAAATCTAACTAAAACAAAACTCGGAGAGAAAGAAAGCAAGTGGTTTAATTATACGTTGGTGGTGCGTATGATAAAAGGTGGGCAAGGAGGGTTCTACGAAAATAAATGGATGCACACCAAGAGAAGATGATTGGATGGATACactttattattcttcttacttTTCCAACTTGGTTTCTACACAAATCAGAACAATCCGATgcccttctctctctctcttcacaCCATTCAAGTctctgtattttattttatccacCGTATACCCGTATAGcaagaacaataataataataatatatacaacaagAATTGATATTactctaatcaaatcaaaccgaatCATAAGTTACCAACATAAAGCTTAACAGCTAAACTCGGGATAACTACTTAGACTCATTTACACCTCtattgaaaatatgaaataattatttaatatttaattaattaaaaaagttacaacaaaattaatctATGATTTATGTTTTGTGGCTTTTAAAAGTGATTATGTCCTATCTAAGGCTTCTTGCTATAGGCTACAGGCCACTGGAatgtttatctatttattattgattGTCACTAAGAGTTAtacttgaatttgattgaggAAGTGTTTGTccatgtaatatattataaatttgagattttatatatattttaaattaaaatatatattttttcaagcTTTTATATAGTATAATACCTAGAGTCAGAGTCAAACTTAAAAAGGGTCAAAGAGGGTGAGGTCACTTGACCCCCTTtgggtttaaaaaatataaattatcccccttataaaaaataagtatttaataccttttaggtttgaaaattttattagtttaatatatttaaaatttcaaaataatttctaaaattttacatgATTCTggttaaattttcttatttcttaattgatcttttatgtttttatttttatttaattttgattgttttatattatttttttgggtccGTCATCGAAACAAACCGACTcatacataattaatattatagtaCATCATAAAAGCCCATACATgtacttaatatttaaaataaattaattaatagcaGTATGTATTGAAAAAAAACAGACAGGACCGTATCCTCCAATGGCTTTGGAGGAGCAGTTAGATGACTTTAGAAactggagaagaaaaaaaacatgaCAAGTTTGAAAGTTGAAGTTGATCAACCAACTGCCCTTTCATGGGAATTTcgttaaaattatttgttttcaatCAAGGCTTAGTttagagagggaaaaaaaaaaaaaaaaacgagcCAAAGAATTTGGGCTGACTTTGAATGTTTCAATCGAAATGGCACGTCGTTGAATTCTCTGGGTCAACACATATGCTTTAAATTTAAGTTGGATCCTCAAACACGACATCTCacaataatttttgtaaaaattgaCATCCATGCCCATCAAAGTAAACCTAAATATGAACCATCAATCTCGGAgagataatttgaattataaaaaaaaaattatgtataaaagaatataagtttaaatattgtttaataatatatcaaactcttaatttaattgattaattaattataaaatcgattattaaatttaaagtttatctTATACAATATAGTTAATTCtgattaaatataacaatttgaCTCAGATTAAATTTATcgttataaaatataaacaatcaaGATTCAGGAAAGATActgaaatttaatattattgaatagaTTATCTCTCACCCATGACCCAACCATAGATTCTCTTATTGgggttattgttattatttttaatttaggcCAACAAgtttaagatatattaaaataaaaataatcctatctatatatatacactcacACACTTGAGGAATGTATTACTTTTTCTCATTTGGCATTATCATATGATGGAATCTTCCCACAACATAAGATAAAAGTATTTGAGATAACGATTTTAATAGGCATGGActgttatcttttttatttttttaagtccGAAGactaattaaagtttaatcatttgACGGGactattatcttttatttttttaggagGAAGATTAAatctaaagtttaattatttaatagagaaaataaaattcaatcattccggaattgtcaaaaaaaaaattatcgttatcattattttttaattaaaagaaaaaaatttccatgttagagattttattaacattagaaattaaatttcctTCTTGtgtgatataatataatattagttttttttttttaataaaggaataaataaatttaacctagtagatggaaaagaaaaaattttaattcttttatttaaaaaagtaagaattgtttgatatttatgttcttatctcaaattttttatcaaacaaaaacttTTCCACCTTGTTTCTCTACATTTTAGGTTAGAGATTATAAGgaaattgtttaatgttgtgcGTGACAGAGGTTTGagatcaaattttctttttttaattttaatattttattaattttattaactcttGATCTTAAAGAGTCGGAAagttatgattattttttgagCTTAAATTTTACTTGGGCAGTTAGATTTTAGACCTGCCAAAGCCAATGAGGACTTATCATACCCAATAAAGAACACAAACAATTAGCAAAGATATATGTTTGGTAATCAAAATACTGCAGCATCAGCATTGCATCTAAACAATTTGCAGGCAGgctgattaattaaataaaatcatggtGAGAAACCCAAAAAGGGCATCAcataagataaaagaaaatgggCTATAAAGCACAACTTTAAAAGAACCAGTGATTGAAAGGAAGAATGGTAGCTTTAACATAAGctgttgatttgttttttagcAATTTCCTTCAGATTCCATGGAGATAATGAAAAGACATTCAATGGTAAAAACAGTTGGGGGTTTCTGCGGGATTGGCTCACTGATTGCCACTTCCCAGACTTTGAACTCAATGGCCTAACCCCAACAGATTGAGACACAACAATCTAATAAAGTTTGATATGAAATCACAGGCCAAAAGGCTTGTTCCCACCGATCGTCTAAATATCTatcattctattaaaatttcttattatagttaaaaaatcgtcatttaataaaaatttaaaaaaattaaaaactaaatatttttaaaagtttttgttaaatgacagttttaccattaaccctaacaaaaaattttaacagaataatagatatttaagtttttaaaatcatatggGTGAGAGTTTGGGAATAAATCGAACTtcgagtgagaataagtcttttggcctaaatcatataattgatattGATGTTGATTGTGGTGGTGCCAATTTTTACTGCAAGTCTGATATCATCTCAATAATTGTATCAAACAAGCTTCTTTAAAAGCTtcgaagaaaacaaaattttgtaaagCGCTCATCAATACAAAAGATGCTgttgaaatttaaagaaatgaGCAAGACCACCACAAAGGTCACATTAATACATTAGcgataaaactatgtgtataaacaatcagtataaaataatattcaatcacatgatgatatattattgtttgtatttaaGTTTATACtcattgtttgtacatataatattacttaaactcAAAACGTCTAAAAGTAGGATTTCATCTCATATCATAATTCAATTTCAGAACCACATTGTTGTTGAATGTCTGATATACAAGCACTTTCCCATCTTGCAGAGTAATATAATGTCTATGGTTTTGAAGCAAAGATTGGTTTAGACATGAACGGACAGAATGGGGGAGGGGGGTTGCATGAAGTATGGCTGCTTTGTGGTGgagactaaaagaaaaagaactcaAAGATACTGTAAGAAAGTTCCTACCCTGAAAAGGCAGCCTGCCAAATGTTCCACATCTGGATCCCCATACAAAGCAGATTGTTCCTTAACTTATGGATAACAAATTACACAGATAAAAATAACTTCCCAGAGAATCTAGCAGgaagtgatatatatatatatatatatatatatatatatatatatatatatatatatatatatatatatatatatatatatatatatatacatatatgtatatcaatCTTGCTTCATGGACTTTAAAAAGCATAATTTGATTTCAAGATCTTTATAACTATAATTTCACAAATATAGCaagtgttttttcttcttccccgGGTAACTGCTACAAGTTGAACTTTTAAAAAGAGATAAACCAGAAGTTGCTAAATGGCTCTCTGAGTATCTTCTCCTCTCCGTTTTGTAAATACCGAGGGCATacaaagaaaaaggagagaataaatagataaagcAGACAATACTCCTAGAAACTCAGCTATCATCCCAAGGATCCTTGTTCAAGTTTATACTTTTTTgaagggccaaaagacttattcccacccgaGGTTTATTATGTCTCCAAActcttatttgttaatttttaaaaaacttaaatattcatcagtttgttaaattttattattattattaagggtaaaattataatttaaaaattttatttaaattcatattttaaaattactttttagttttaaaatttcatttttactctaatttcatattttttaagtttaaaaactgactttttctctttaaatctAAGGTTgtaaattcttatatttttcccATAGATTGTCACACCCTCCCCCCCTCCagttttctgaaaaattttgtttcaccCTTATTCAATTTTAGTTTCAAGATCTGTTTCTCTAGCACTAGAGAGGGAATGAATAAAGAAGGCAAGAGGGAGAGAGCTGAAAGTTAGAGATAGTGAATGGTCACCAGAGAGAGGgagaaaaatatctttaaaaaaaaaagtcaattttcaaactttaagtagagaaaaattgttaaatttttaaactacgagagaaaatatgatagtattttggtttttgttaatatttttagctaaataacaaatttatctctaataatattagcaaaatttaatagaaaaataaatattaaagttttcaaaaattaatgaataaaagttTGTGGATACACTAAACTTTAGGTTGaaataagccttttggcctttcctaagatatattttaatatatggaCATTATAAGGTTCaaattgtacacataaattAGTGACAAGACCTAAggtaaaaataatgataaaaatactcatgaaataaatttaagtatttatctgttattaaaaaattggtaaaaatatataaaataattgtatggtctctttagaaatattattttttaaaaaaagaaagttacgtattttaataaaactatacgcaTAATtcatacgtataattttatgcataattaattatatatcttcatattattaagttttactttatttttaattttaaagtatccaattatataataatatatacatcattagttgtatacaaatttatacacgtttatacatataacattactctaagattttatatatttcagttATTAATTATGAGGAATCTGCAACGCTGAAATGCTGATTATCCCTTCACGGTTCCAGTTGGGAGGAAATGCTATCAGTTATTTAACCAAAGGATTTGCTAGCAATTCCATGGATAATCAATTCAAGGGAATGAAACAACGTGAAGTTATGGTTCTCCAATAAACAAATACAAAGTTTGGTTTCACATGATAAACAGGCGGTTGATGCCAAAAATTGTGTTGTTTTGTTTACAAACCTTTTTACAGAACAAAATGGCAGCAGGCTTTCTTTACTCTCCGAGTCACCTGCCCTTTGCAATCCATGGGACAACTTTCAAGTTCCTTCTAAATCAAGATTGGACTGAAGCAATATTGACCCTTGATACACTGTTGATGTTTCATGCTGCAATCCTCGTGCTGTCTGCTGTTTCGGATGTGCTGGGAAACTCAAATGTCACTTTTTGAATTCATGAGAATGTCCCCTTCCAACATCCGAAGCACCTTTACGAAAGGATTAATAGAAATAAGCTATATTATGAACCACTTAAATTCTTCACTTTTCGGAACCTTACAAAAGATCAATTTAAAACCAGCAACATTAGAGAATTGCCACAGACTGCCAAAGATGTTTCAATTATACTGATAGAGTTGCAACATTGAGTTTTTATAGCCCATGCAAgctttataaattcaaaatacatTCCTGCAGTTCTTTGGGGTGTCAAATATTTCTACAAGAACATAGACAACTTTGTGGGAAATagtgttttatttgaaaatgcaTAAATTAGAATATCAGAGAACAAACTGTTTTTTACTAAAGAGTCTCTCTCCTTAAGCACACTATTAAATTTTGGATATGAAGAGCCTTTGAAAGTAGCCTTTTTaagataacttttaaaaaatatatatatatatatatatatttcctcAAGATTACTGGAAGTTATGGCTACACCGATTATCTAGCAAATAATTAAGACTGATAATACTTCTGTTCCAGGCTAAGCATTGTGAACTAAATTTTTTGGcacatataattttcaaaatgctGTATTAAGGCCATTTTGCAAGGAAAATTCTGGCTTGATTATTGAAGGATGATCTTGAACTTAATTTATGcaaagaaaatatcaattaacgtTAATATACTTACTTGTGACATACGAGGCCTTTTATGAGGGTCTCGACGGATGCAGAAGGAGGCACATTGCAGCATGCCAAAAACCTCTTGCTCTGAGTAGCATTTGCCTAAGCTAGGGTCAACCAGTTCATCAATGGCGTGTCTTAGAAGTAAAGGGCGAGCCTAAGCCAGCATGAAAGCACAAGAAATCAGTCTTGGTAATACATCAGATTAAGTTTAgcacatttaaaaaaatgtaaattccCTTGGAGAGACTAGATAAACTGAAAGAATACTTCTTGAAAACATCTAATCTATCCTTCGAAGATCATGTTCTACTTTCACCAACAGATATAAGtgaaaaaaggaaacaaagcGGTCCAACACATACCCATTCGGTGAGGCACTGCTGACCTTTTGGCCTGGATAAATCCATAGCTTTCCTTCCTGTAATAAGCTCCACTAATACCACTCCAAAGGAGTAGACATCAGCTTTTTCTGTGATTTGACCACTTTGTGCATATTCTGGAGCTAAATACCTACAAAAAGAGAATATGTGAATTTGATTATCACTCTATGCAGGTAAAATTGTTAAGAGAAAAACCTTCACATTGTATTACCCAAATGTTCCTATTACTCTTGTTTCCACTCCCAAGTCTCCATCTGGTTGCCACCTTGCTAATCCAAAATCCCCAACCTAATGTCCAATAGTTGAATGTCAGTTCCAACCTCTCATTGACACAGACAAGCAATAAAAAGGCCATTTTTATGGAAATATTGATTCATAATGAAACTTGATCGCATGATTTATCAACTATCAGGGACAGTATAAGTTTGGTGATGAACATATTTGATTTTTCCTCATGGGCAGATATTGAGAGCATGACATACTAATGGTTCAAAATCATGAGTGACAAGAATATTGTTAGGGCGCATATCACGGTGGACAATACAACCCACTCTGCATTCTTCATGAAGGTATCTCAACCCTCGAGCTGCTCTTACAGCAATTTTTTGCCTTGCAGACCATTCCAATGGTTCTCGATCACGTCCTGCAGTGTTCCACTTGTGCGATTAATTTGCTTGGCCACAAAAAGCATATTCAAGGCACACTCAACCAATCACAGTACACTCCAAATTTCGTAACCAATTCATTAAAAAACTACCTCAGAAAGAAACTATTTACATAAAAAGAAATTCGAGTAAATTATTTACAGACTTCaaacaaatttacaaaaaaaattcaaaggtaGAAAAGAGTGAgtttataattaacatttaaaatccCTAATAACAGGGACAAGACTTGGTCAACAACAGACCCTGCACCCCCATCTACCCAAACTAAAAGTTCAGTGGAAGGAAAAGACCCTTTAGAAACATTTAAACAAAAGCTCTTAAGTTGGTTAAATTATCATGAAATGTTAGTCCTGAAAGCTGGAGAAGAGTAGTTATAACATAAACCTTCCATATCCCTCTACACTACTCTTTTCCTTCCTGTCAAACACTGTACAAATCATAACACAAATTAGTATAGAGGAAACTTACCATAAAGATGAGAATCCAAAGACCCATTGCAAATGTATTCATAAACTAGCAATCTCTTCCCATCCTCCACACAGAATCCAATCAGCATCACAACATTGCGATGTTGTGCGCAACTTAAAACCTCAACTTCTGAACAAAATTCTTTATCACCTTGAGAACTTGCCAATTTATGTTGCTTGACAGCAACAACCTGGCCATCAGGTAAGACACCCCGGTGCACAGAACCAAATCCACCTTCAGCCAAGAAATTTCTTTGTGAAAATTTATCAGTAGCCAGCTCCAATTCAGCATACGTGAACCACCTTGGAGGATTGCCAAATACAGGTGCCTTGTGTTGACATATTGAACATAATGGAGGAGGGCCTGGCGGTTTATTTCGGGACAATGAAACTGCCTCTCTCACACTTTTGCTCACCTTCAGATCCAGCCTATAATTCAGCACACCGATATCAGGTTCTCGATTCAGAGTAGATAACTTTTCCAACAGTAACTCATATGTGGAAGTCAGAGCTGGACCATTGGCTCTTTGTGATCTTCCCTCTGAATGTTTTATGGATTCACCACTAGAGCTGAAAGTCTCGCTCAACCATGGCTGGGAACTAGAGCTTGTAGAAGGTGGACCCGCACTTTCACCATCTGTATCACTATCAGGTCCAAAAAAATGTAGCCTTTCTTCACAGATAAATGAGCACTCTTTCTTCAGGTTCCCATAAATTCCAGAGATAGCAAATGGTAAGGTCCCTGGATCTGCACTTGGCATTGACAAGGTTCCAAAATCTGTTGCAGTTAATGATGACTCTTTCTCTGGACTACTTGCAGGAGTCACAAATGGCGCTTTAATCATGTATGAGCGTTTCAAAGGTACCTCTGAATCAAAGGGTAATGGGCAAGCCAGTTGAGATTCAATTGCTGGTGTTCCAATTAAATTCAAACGAAGAACCTTTGGTTGAGATCGTTTCATAACCACAACATTGCATTGTAGCTCGTCCATGCAacatttcttctcatgtttCAGTTGTCTgtcaaaaattgtaaataataatgaatacaaGCAAAATGAAGAAATGTGTAAAACCAAACTTACGCATagatagtttttaaatttaaaaaatgctGGCTGAGGAATATATTGAGAAATCAATAGCCATATGACAGCAaagttcaaactaaattataaagtACAGTAAGTGAAGGTGTTTATGGTATGTCATGTAAGGGAATGATcaagttttaattataattattacttATCCAATATAACCCAGTTTGATTGAGCTTTCTTCGCTTCAGCAGCCACAACTCCACAGGGTGAACCAGAGACAATTTTTACCCTGACTTTTATCTGATAAGAAGGAAAGGTGGAAACAATTAATGCTGGTATGGGCAGTATATGagaacaaaacattaaaaattaattaatgcaaCTTACCTTCTCTGGGTCATAAATATCATGTAGCTGATGCATCATTTGGGAGCATGAATCTACAATATCATCCTTCTGATCTGCACTAGTTCCTGAGAGGGATCTCCATTGAGAAGTGGTGCAATCACTGGTGAATCTTGAAAGCCCCCATATCTTTTTACCTGGAAATGCATTGTCCTCCCATCAGTTCTCAAATCAGATACACTTAAATCAATAGAACAAGGCAgaaatagaagaaagaaaaaaaaaaaaacagagaggATTTAAACTACATTGCCGGAGCACAGTATGTACATATGTCATTATTGATCATCTGATTAGCTGGTGATTTGTTTCTGATCCGTGCATGTGAAGCAGCCATGCACAATAAGGAGGTATGGTGAAGAAACACCCAGCTGGAAAATGAGCGTTCACTAGAAGTATCTATGTACTTTCTTTAGATcctaaaaagaaatttaactcaaaatgaAGAGAAGAACAAGTAACAGCCCAGTGACTTTATGTGGATGCTTCATTTTCATAACAATTCAGTTGATCCTTCTGTC is part of the Mangifera indica cultivar Alphonso chromosome 13, CATAS_Mindica_2.1, whole genome shotgun sequence genome and harbors:
- the LOC123194756 gene encoding inactive protein kinase SELMODRAFT_444075: MKQKGLGESVGKVVVVAVKASKEIPRSALMWALTHVVQPGDCIKFLVVTPALPSGKKIWGLSRFTSDCTTSQWRSLSGTSADQKDDIVDSCSQMMHQLHDIYDPEKIKVRVKIVSGSPCGVVAAEAKKAQSNWVILDKQLKHEKKCCMDELQCNVVVMKRSQPKVLRLNLIGTPAIESQLACPLPFDSEVPLKRSYMIKAPFVTPASSPEKESSLTATDFGTLSMPSADPGTLPFAISGIYGNLKKECSFICEERLHFFGPDSDTDGESAGPPSTSSSSQPWLSETFSSSGESIKHSEGRSQRANGPALTSTYELLLEKLSTLNREPDIGVLNYRLDLKVSKSVREAVSLSRNKPPGPPPLCSICQHKAPVFGNPPRWFTYAELELATDKFSQRNFLAEGGFGSVHRGVLPDGQVVAVKQHKLASSQGDKEFCSEVEVLSCAQHRNVVMLIGFCVEDGKRLLVYEYICNGSLDSHLYGRDREPLEWSARQKIAVRAARGLRYLHEECRVGCIVHRDMRPNNILVTHDFEPLVGDFGLARWQPDGDLGVETRVIGTFGYLAPEYAQSGQITEKADVYSFGVVLVELITGRKAMDLSRPKGQQCLTEWARPLLLRHAIDELVDPSLGKCYSEQEVFGMLQCASFCIRRDPHKRPRMSQVLRMLEGDILMNSKSDI
- the LOC123194514 gene encoding transcription factor MYBS3-like isoform X1 — protein: MGRKCSHCGNTGHNSRTCTSYRGTTPPSGLRLFGVQLDISSSSPLAMEKSFSVDCLPSASASLHPSSSSSSLSSSLVSIDEDKTALGYLSDGPMGGCPQERKKGVPWTEEEHRTFLVGLEKLGKGDWRGISKNFVTTRTPTQVASHAQKYFLRQATLNKKKRRSSLFDLQDFTLSNEATDNLHQNQPSSQGRHQVVPIWLQQPKSSINASKPSSPDAESADLELTLATPVPLEEQKSSPKTLFSRPPAYNPVVIPLKIQS
- the LOC123194514 gene encoding transcription factor MYBS3-like isoform X2; translated protein: MGRKCSHCGNTGHNSRTCTSYRGTTPPSGLRLFGVQLDISSSSPLAMEKSFSVDCLPSASASLHPSSSSSSLSSSLVSIDEDKTALGYLSDGPMGGCPQERKKGVPWTEEEHRTFLVGLEKLGKGDWRGISKNFVTTRTPTQVASHAQKYFLRQATLNKKKRRSSLFDLDFTLSNEATDNLHQNQPSSQGRHQVVPIWLQQPKSSINASKPSSPDAESADLELTLATPVPLEEQKSSPKTLFSRPPAYNPVVIPLKIQS